In the genome of Lacerta agilis isolate rLacAgi1 chromosome 2, rLacAgi1.pri, whole genome shotgun sequence, one region contains:
- the LOC117041998 gene encoding probable peptidyl-tRNA hydrolase 2 isoform X1, translating into MESQALDSDSGVDESLVAPLLELGIPEVAARRALALTGGRSAEAAAQLYFSSGLDSQEEEDAQGSGYYKMVFVVNMELSMGTGKIAAQVGHAAVGLFQLLQEKSSHRDIINQWDEQGAKKVVLQGSNTDQLLELHALALSLELPTYLVQDAGRTQLWGVLSVFQVPTGSHTVLAIMGEEEMVNQVTGQLKLLN; encoded by the exons ATGGAGTCGCAAGCGCTAGACTCGGACTCGGGCGTGGACGAGTCTCTCGTCGCGCCGCTGCTGGAGCTTGGGATCCCCGAGGTGGCGGCGCGGCGG GCTCTAGCGCTCACCGGGGGCCGCTCGGCCGAGGCGGCGGCGCAGCTCTACTTCAGCAGCGGCCTCGATTCCCAG gaggaagaggatgcaCAAGGCAGCGGTTACTATAAGATGGTCTTTGTGGTGAACATGGAGCTCTCCATGGGGACTGGAAAG ATCGCCGCTCAAGTGGGGCATGCTGCAGTCGGCCTGTTCCAGTTGCTGCAGGAGAAGTCGTCTCACAGGGACATCATCAACCAATGGGATGAACAAGG CGCAAAGAAAGTCGTACTGCAGGGTTCCAACACTGACCAGTTGCTGGAGCTGCATGCCTTGGCCCTGAGCCTGGAACTGCCAACATACCTAGTGCAAGATGCAGGGAGGACCCAG TTGTGGGGTGTCCTCTCTGTGTTTCAGGTTCCGACGGGCTCCCACACGGTCCTCGCCATCATGGGGGAGGAAGAGATGGTGAACCAGGTGACCGGGCAGCTGAAACTGCTGAACTGA
- the LOC117041998 gene encoding probable peptidyl-tRNA hydrolase 2 isoform X2 has protein sequence MESQALDSDSGVDESLVAPLLELGIPEVAARRALALTGGRSAEAAAQLYFSSGLDSQEEEDAQGSGYYKMVFVVNMELSMGTGKIAAQVGHAAVGLFQLLQEKSSHRDIINQWDEQGAKKVVLQGSNTDQLLELHALALSLELPTYLVQDAGRTQVPTGSHTVLAIMGEEEMVNQVTGQLKLLN, from the exons ATGGAGTCGCAAGCGCTAGACTCGGACTCGGGCGTGGACGAGTCTCTCGTCGCGCCGCTGCTGGAGCTTGGGATCCCCGAGGTGGCGGCGCGGCGG GCTCTAGCGCTCACCGGGGGCCGCTCGGCCGAGGCGGCGGCGCAGCTCTACTTCAGCAGCGGCCTCGATTCCCAG gaggaagaggatgcaCAAGGCAGCGGTTACTATAAGATGGTCTTTGTGGTGAACATGGAGCTCTCCATGGGGACTGGAAAG ATCGCCGCTCAAGTGGGGCATGCTGCAGTCGGCCTGTTCCAGTTGCTGCAGGAGAAGTCGTCTCACAGGGACATCATCAACCAATGGGATGAACAAGG CGCAAAGAAAGTCGTACTGCAGGGTTCCAACACTGACCAGTTGCTGGAGCTGCATGCCTTGGCCCTGAGCCTGGAACTGCCAACATACCTAGTGCAAGATGCAGGGAGGACCCAG GTTCCGACGGGCTCCCACACGGTCCTCGCCATCATGGGGGAGGAAGAGATGGTGAACCAGGTGACCGGGCAGCTGAAACTGCTGAACTGA